From Perognathus longimembris pacificus isolate PPM17 chromosome 4, ASM2315922v1, whole genome shotgun sequence, one genomic window encodes:
- the C4H11orf54 gene encoding ester hydrolase C11orf54 homolog isoform X1, with protein MACIEFSFHVPSLEELAGVLQKGLKDNFADVQVSVVDCPDLTKEPFTFPVKGICGKTRIAEVGGVPYLLPLINKKKVYDLNNIAKEIKLPGAFILGAGAGPFQTLGFNSEFMPVVQTESEHNPPVNRSYFARISPDDGGCLLEKYSEKYHGFGCALLANLFASEGQPGKVIEVKAKRRTGQLNFVTCMRQALENHYENKPVGMGGTFLVQKGKVKAHIMPAEFSSCPLDSDEQVNKWLHFYEMKAPLVCLPVFVSRDPGLDLRLEHTHFFSHHGEGGHYHCDITPDTVEYIGYFSPAQLLYRIDQPKETHSFGRD; from the exons tTTTGCAGAAGGGGCTAAAAGATAACTTTGCTGATGTCCAGGTCTCTGTAGTTGATTGTCCTGATTTGACTAAGGAACCATTTACCTTTCCTGTAAAAG GCATCTGTGGGAAAACTAGAATTGCAGAAGTAGGAGGTGTGCCTTACTTACTGCCtcttataaacaaaaaaaaa GTTTATGATCTGAATAACATTGCAAAAGAAATCAAGCTGCCTGGAGCTTTTATTCTTGGAGCAGGGGCAGGCCCATTTCAAACTCTTGGGTTCAATTCTGAG tttatGCCAGTTGTGCAAACAGAAAGTGAACACAACCCTCCTGTGAACAGAAGTTACTTTGCACGGATTAGCCCTGATGATGGAGGGTGCTTACTAGAGAAATACAGTGAGAAATACCATGGTTTTGGATGTGCATTACTGGCTAATCTTTTTGCCAGTGAGGGCCAACCTGGCAAG GTCATTGAAGTAAAAGCCAAAAGAAGAACTGGACAGCTTAACTTTGTGACGTGTATGAGACAGGCTCTAGAAAACCATTATGAAAACAAACCAGTAGGGATGGGAGGCACGTTTCTGGTTCAGAAGGGAAAAGTAAAGGCTCACATTATG CCTGCAGAATTTTCCTCCTGCCCACTGGACTCTGATGAACAAGTGAATAAATGGCTGCATTTTTATGAGATGAAGGCTCCTCTGGTTTGTCTTCCAGTTTTTGTCTCCAGAGACCCA GGGCTCGATTTGCGCCTGGAACACACTCACttcttcagtcatcatggagaaGGTGGACATTACCACTGTGACATCACCCCAGACACGGTGGAGTATATCGGCTACTTCTCACCTGCCCAGCTTCTCTACAGAATTGATCAGCCAAAAGAGACTCACTCATTTGGAAGAGACTAA
- the C4H11orf54 gene encoding ester hydrolase C11orf54 homolog isoform X2: MPVVQTESEHNPPVNRSYFARISPDDGGCLLEKYSEKYHGFGCALLANLFASEGQPGKVIEVKAKRRTGQLNFVTCMRQALENHYENKPVGMGGTFLVQKGKVKAHIMPAEFSSCPLDSDEQVNKWLHFYEMKAPLVCLPVFVSRDPGLDLRLEHTHFFSHHGEGGHYHCDITPDTVEYIGYFSPAQLLYRIDQPKETHSFGRD, from the exons atGCCAGTTGTGCAAACAGAAAGTGAACACAACCCTCCTGTGAACAGAAGTTACTTTGCACGGATTAGCCCTGATGATGGAGGGTGCTTACTAGAGAAATACAGTGAGAAATACCATGGTTTTGGATGTGCATTACTGGCTAATCTTTTTGCCAGTGAGGGCCAACCTGGCAAG GTCATTGAAGTAAAAGCCAAAAGAAGAACTGGACAGCTTAACTTTGTGACGTGTATGAGACAGGCTCTAGAAAACCATTATGAAAACAAACCAGTAGGGATGGGAGGCACGTTTCTGGTTCAGAAGGGAAAAGTAAAGGCTCACATTATG CCTGCAGAATTTTCCTCCTGCCCACTGGACTCTGATGAACAAGTGAATAAATGGCTGCATTTTTATGAGATGAAGGCTCCTCTGGTTTGTCTTCCAGTTTTTGTCTCCAGAGACCCA GGGCTCGATTTGCGCCTGGAACACACTCACttcttcagtcatcatggagaaGGTGGACATTACCACTGTGACATCACCCCAGACACGGTGGAGTATATCGGCTACTTCTCACCTGCCCAGCTTCTCTACAGAATTGATCAGCCAAAAGAGACTCACTCATTTGGAAGAGACTAA